CCCTCGCCCCAGCACCCGTTCCCGGACGGGGCCTTGAACGCGCCTGCCTTGTGATCCTGGCGGTGATCGCCGCCGCGGCCGCGGCCAAGTCCATTTCCGGTGTGATCGCGCCCTTCGCCATGGCCCTGTTCCTGGCCGTGGTCATCCAGAGCTTCGCCAACTCCCTGGAGCGCCTCCTGGGCCGGCTCCTGCCCGGCGGCCGGCGGTTCGGCATGCCCGCCGCCCTGGTCATCACCGCCATCCTGTTCGTCGGCCTCCTGGTCCTGACCATCGACAACGCCTCCGCCTTCGCCGGAAAGCTGGCCAGCTATGCGCCCCGCCTGAATGAGCTGATCGCCCGGCTGGCGGGCGCCGCCAAGACGGCGGCTGTGCCGACCCTGGACGACCTGCTCCTGCAACTGAACCCCGGCGCCTACCTGGCCAGCGCCGCCGGCGTCGTCCGGAACCTGGCCGCCGACACCGTCCTGATCCTCATCTATCTGGGCTTCATCATCGCCTCGGGCCGGGGGCTGGAGCGCAAGGTGCTGAACCTGTCGACCGAGCGCGGCGAGCGCCGCGCTGTGGTCACCGCCTACCGGTCGATCCTGGGCTCGGTGGAGCAGTACCTCTGGGTCCAGACCGTCACCGGCCTGATGATCGCGGCGGCCTCCTGGGCGGCCATGACCTTCGTCGGCCTGGAGGGCGCGACCTTCCTGTCGGTCCTGATCTTCCTGGCCTGCTACATCCCCATCCTCGGCGCCGCCCTCGGGGTGGTGTTGGCGCCGGTCTTCGCCCTTATGCAGTTCCCGACCCTCTGGCAGGCGATCTTCCTCTACGCCGTCCTTCAGGGCCTGCACTTCGTGGTGGGCAACATCATCGCGCCGCGCATGCAGGGCCGCAGCCTCAACATGGACCCGCTGGTCGTCCTCCTGTCCCTCGCCTTCTGGGGATGGCTCTGGGGCGTGATCGGCATGTTCCTGTCGACCCCCCTCACGGTCATCGTGATGGTGGTCTGCGCCCAGTTCCGCGGTTCGCGCTGGGTCGCGGTCCTCCTGTCGGCGGACGGCCGCCCCGAACGGGCTTCTCCGCCGAAGCCGTGATCAGGCCTGGTCGTCGACCACATCCTGCTCGTAGGCCGCCAGGGTGGCCATCTGCAGGATCTTGGAGACCGATGCGCCCAGGGGCGCGATCTGCACCGACTTCTGCAGGCCCAGAAGCAGGGGCCCGATGACGGTGGCCCCGCCCAGTTCCTGGACCAGCAGGGTCGAGATGGCGGCGGAGTGGATGGCCGGCATGATCAGGACGTTGGCCGGGCCGCTGAGCCGCATGAAGGGGTAGTTGGCCCACTTGGCGGTGTCGAGGGCGAGGTCGGGGGGGATTTCGCCCTCGTACTCGAAGTCGACGTCCATGTCGTCCAGCATGGCCACCGCCTCGCGGACCTTCACGGACCTCTGTCCCATGGGGTTGCCGAAGGTGGAGTAGGACAGGAAGGCGATCCGCGGCCGGTAGCCCAGGGTCTTCACCGCCCGGGCCGCCTCGCAGGCGATCTCGACCAGTTCGTCGGCGTCCGGCATCTCGGTGACATTGGTGTCGGCGATGAAGAGGGTCCGGCCCTTGGCCAGCAGGACGCTCATGCCGATCACCCGGCCGTCCGGGGACGGATCAATCACCCGCAGGATCTCCTCCAGGGCCTGGTCGTAGGACCGGGTCACGCCCGTCACCATGCCGTCGGCATGGCCCAGGGCCACCATGGAGGCGGCGAAGGAGTTACGGTCCTGGTTGATCAGCCGCAGGACATCGCGCTTCAGGTAGCCCTGGCGGGCCAGGCGTCCGTAGAGGAAGTCCACGAATTCCGGATTGTGCTCGGAGACCCGGGCGTTGAC
The sequence above is a segment of the Phenylobacterium parvum genome. Coding sequences within it:
- a CDS encoding AI-2E family transporter; this encodes MSPNEPSFAPALAPAPVPGRGLERACLVILAVIAAAAAAKSISGVIAPFAMALFLAVVIQSFANSLERLLGRLLPGGRRFGMPAALVITAILFVGLLVLTIDNASAFAGKLASYAPRLNELIARLAGAAKTAAVPTLDDLLLQLNPGAYLASAAGVVRNLAADTVLILIYLGFIIASGRGLERKVLNLSTERGERRAVVTAYRSILGSVEQYLWVQTVTGLMIAAASWAAMTFVGLEGATFLSVLIFLACYIPILGAALGVVLAPVFALMQFPTLWQAIFLYAVLQGLHFVVGNIIAPRMQGRSLNMDPLVVLLSLAFWGWLWGVIGMFLSTPLTVIVMVVCAQFRGSRWVAVLLSADGRPERASPPKP